Proteins from a single region of Antechinus flavipes isolate AdamAnt ecotype Samford, QLD, Australia chromosome 2, AdamAnt_v2, whole genome shotgun sequence:
- the GSE1 gene encoding genetic suppressor element 1 isoform X5, whose protein sequence is MLEMKTWSSLLQSLSMSHEPKSPSIGMLSTATRTTATVSPLTPSPLNGSLVPNGSPAATSNLSVQAAPSSSFAAALRKLAKQAEEPRGSSISSESSPVSSPATNHSSPASTPKRVPMGPIIVPPGGHNVPSTPPVVTIAPTKTVNGVWRSESRQQEAGSRSGSSRDRLIVEPPLPQEKAAGPAIPSHLLSSPYPFSLPPSSVVQDSRFPPLNSLQRPVHHVVPPSTVTEDYLRSFRPYHTTEDLRMSSLPPISLDPATAAAYYHPSYLAPHPFPHPAFRVDDSYCLSALRSPFYPIPTPGSLPPLHPSAMHLHLSGVRYPAELSHSSLSALQTERMSSLTAERLQMDEELRREREREREREREREKEREREADREREKEREREREREKELEREREKEREREREKELERQRERAREKELMVKTIENQFLPVSELHGLRVLPAEDRVKPSEQLTPNRPEKLKEPALQTPKAVQHPLHPAPASHHPVPSLISNHSIFPLPGSSAATALLIQRTNEEEKWLARQRRLRQEKEDRQSQVSEFRQQVLEQHLDISRPPAPTEPEHRPENPRPGPTRHEPSSRDQPQHFGGPPPLISPKPQHHPMPTSLWNPVTLMENTLEPRRVQENHSLHTHPAPFEPGRQAIPLVKVERVFCPEKLEEGTRKREASLDKYQPLREPGSLEHSGYSHGPFLAELEKSTQTILNQQRAALPQPGQFPDVSLPPKPSSPYRPQLPRGPDPMYVYDEFLQQHRKLVSKLDLEERRRREAQEKGYYYDLDDSYDESDEEEVRAHLRCVAEQPPLKLDTSSEKLEFLQLFGLTTRQQKEELLTQKRRKRRRMLRERSPSPPAVQNKRQTPSPRLALSTRYSPDEMNNSPNFEEKRRFLTIFHLTHISAEKRKDKEKLVEMLHAMKQKTLSGAVTDSVKNASRDSPIISLSEPAAQQVPADADRPIGTAASLSDTPKPAEPGRLEQPRPQELQRVGDPASEKGRMSETHGGKKSLSMLHYVRGSLSKDIPIPLSHSMNGKNKPWEAFMAEEFAHQFHESVLQSTQKALQKHKGSTTLLSAEQNHKVDTSVHYNIPELQSSNRVSMAQHNGQQETSSGRKGPISQELDRDSEEEDKEEEEEEEEEEAPRPKWQGIEAIFEAYQEHIEEQNLERHVLQTQCRRLEAQHYSLSLTAEQLSHSMAELRSQKQKIVSERERLQAELDHLRKCLALPAMQWSRGYFKGYPR, encoded by the exons GGTCTTCAATAAGCAGTGAGTCTTCCCCTGTATCTTCTCCGGCAACCAACCACAGCTCTCCTGCTAGCACGCCCAAGCGAGTGCCCATGGGGCCCATCATTGTTCCTCCGGGGGGTCACAACGTCCCCAGCACACCCCCAGTGGTCACCATCGCACCAACGAAAACGGTCAATGGTGTCTGGAGAAGTGAGAGCCGACAG CAAGAAGCAGGATCTAGAAGTGGCAGCAGCAGAGACCGTCTCATCGTGGAGCCCCCGCTGCCCCAGGAGAAGGCGGCGGGGCCCGCCATCCCATCGCACCTCCTGAGCTCTCCCTACCCCTTCAGCCTCCCCCCCAGCTCCGTCGTCCAGGACTCCCGCTTCCCACCGCTGAA CAGCCTCCAGCGCCCTGTACATCATGTGGTCCCCCCCAGCACCGTCACCGAGGACTATCTGCGGAGCTTCCGCCCTTATCACACGACGGAAGATCTCCGGATGTCCTCCCTGCCGCCCATCAGCCTCGATCCGGCCACTGCTGCTGCCTACTACCACCCCAGCTACCTGGCCCCTCATCCCTTCCCACACCCGGCCTTCAG ggTGGATGATTCCTACTGCCTTTCAGCCCTGCGCTCCCCCTTCTACCCGATCCCAACTCCCGGCTCGTTGCCTCCTTTACACCCATCAGCTATGCACCTCCATCTCTCGGGGGTTAGGTACCCTGCGGAGCTGTCTCACTCATCCCTCTCAGCACTGCAGACGGAGCGAATGTCAAGTCTCACTGCAGAAAG aTTACAGATGGATGAAGAGTTGAGACGGGAGAGGGAACGGGAACGAGAACGTGAAAGGGAACGGGAGAAGGAGCGAGAAAGGGAAGCTGATCGGGAGCGAGAGAAGGAGCGAGAAAGGGAACGAGAACgagaaaaagaactggaaagagaGCGGGAGAAGGAACGGGAgcgggaaagagaaaaggaactgGAGAGACAACGGGAGCGAGCCCGAGAGAAGGAGCTGATGGTCAAGACTATAGAGAACCAGTTCCTGCCAGTATCCGAGCTGCATGGGCTACGGGTCCTTCCGGCAGAGGATCGGGTGAAACCTTCAGAGCAACTAACACCAAACAGACCAG AGAAACTCAAGGAGCCTGCCTTGCAGACCCCGAAGGCTGTCCAGCACCCCCTGCACCCTGCTCCCGCTTCCCACCACCCAGTGCCCAGCCTCATCTCCAACCACAGCATCTTCCCCCTGCCCGGGAGTAGCGCGGCCACAGCCCTGCTGATCCAGCGCACgaatgaggaagagaaatggCTGGCTCGCCAACGGAGACTACGGCAGGAGAAGGAAGACCGGCAGTCCCAGGTGTCGGAGTTCCGACAGCAGGTCTTGGAGCAGCATCTTGACATCAGCCGCCCCCCAGCTCCCACAGAGCCGGAACACAGGCCTGAGAACCCCAG ACCGGGACCAACTCGTCATGAGCCAAGCAGCCGAGACCAGCCACAGCACTTTGGAGGGCCCCCGCCCCTCATCTCTCCCAAACCTCAGCACCATCCCATGCCGACCTCCCTCTGGAATCCAGTAACCTTGATGGAAAACACCCTGGAACCACGAAGGGTACAAGAAAACCATTCTCTGCATACCCACCCAGCTCCGTTTGAGCCCGGCCGACAAGCCATCCCCTTGGTTAAAGTAGAAAGGGTTTTCTGCCCGGAGAAGCTGGAAGAGGGGACTAGGAAGAGGGAGGCAAGCCTGGATAAATACCAACCACTCAGGGAGCCTGGGTCATTGGAACACAGTGGGTACTCTCACGGGCCCTTCTTGGCTGAACTGGAGAAGTCCACTCAGACCATCCTCAACCAGCAGAGAGCAGCTCTCCCCCAGCCCGGACAGTTCCCTGACGTGAGCCTGCCCCCAAAGCCCAGCTCTCCGTATCGGCCCCAGCTCCCCAGGGGCCCCGACCCCATGTACGTTTACGACGAGTTCTTACAGCAGCATCGGAAGCTGGTCAGCAAACTGGACCTGGAGGAACGTAGGCGGCGGGAAGCCCAGGAGAAAG GTTACTACTATGACCTTGATGACTCTTATGATGAGAGCGATGAAGAAGAAGTCCGGGCCCACCTCCGATGTGTCGCCGAGCAGCCGCCCCTCAAGCTGGACACGTCCTCTGAG AAGCTAGAATTCCTGCAGCTCTTTGGCCTGACCACCCGACAGCAGAAGGAGGAATTACTGAcgcagaagaggaggaagagacgCCGGATGCTAAGGGAGCGGAGTCCGTCTCCCCCGGCGGTTCAGAATAAGCGGCAGACCCCTTCCCCCAGGCTCGCGCTCTCCACTCGATACAGTCCCGATGAGATGAACAACAGCCCCAACTTTGAGGAGAAGAGGAGGTTTCTGACCATTTTCCACCTGACTCACATCAGTGCTGAGAAGAGAAAAG ACAAAGAGAAACTTGTTGAAATGCTCCATGCCATGAAACAGAAGACATTGTCGGGAGCAGTGACAGACTCAGTGAAAAACGCTTCGAGGGACAGTCCCATTATCTCCCTGAGCG AGCCAGCAGCGCAGCAAGTCCCTGCAGATGCAGACAGACCCATCGGTACTGCAGCCTCCTTATCGGACACGCCGAAGCCAGCAGAACCTGGAAGACTTGAACAACCCAGACCCCAGGAGCTCCAGAGAGTTGGGGATCCAGCCTCCGAGAAGGGCAGAATGAGTGAAACCCATGGGGGAAAGAAGAGCTTGAGCATGCTCCATTATGTCAGGGGTTCCTTGTCCAAGGACATCCCCATCCCCTTGTCTCACAGCATGAATGGGAAAAATAAGCCCTGGGAAGCCTTCATGGCAGAAGAGTTTGCGCATCAGTTCCACGAATCTGTGCTGCAGTCTACCCAGAAAGCCTTGCAGAAGCATAAAG GAAGTACAACCTTGCTCTCTGCTGAGCAGAACCATAAAGTCGACACCTCCGTCCACTATAACATTCCTGAGTTACAGTCCTCCAACCGGGTATCGATGGCTCAACACAATGGGCAGCAGGAGACCTCATCTGGGAGGAAGGGCCCCATTTCCCAGGAGCTGGACAGAGACTcggaagaggaagacaaagaggaagaagaagaggaagaggaggaagaagccCCCAGACCCAAGTGGCAAGGGATTGAGGCAATTTTTGAAGCTTACCAGGAACATATAGAAG AACAAAACCTGGAACGGCACGTGTTGCAGACCCAGTGCAGACGGCTGGAAGCCCAGCACTATAGCCTCAGTCTGACAGCTGAGCAGCTCTCACACAGCATGGCG GAATTAAGGAGCCAGAAACAGAAGATTGTTTCAGAAAGGGAGCGACTTCAGGCAGAACTGGATCACTTACGAAAGTGCCTTGCGTTGCCTGCAATGCAGTGGTCTAGGGGTTACTTCAAGGGATATCCCAGGTGA
- the GSE1 gene encoding genetic suppressor element 1 isoform X1: MSHEPKSPSIGMLSTATRTTATVSPLTPSPLNGSLVPNGSPAATSNLSVQAAPSSSFAAALRKLAKQAEEPRGSSISSESSPVSSPATNHSSPASTPKRVPMGPIIVPPGGHNVPSTPPVVTIAPTKTVNGVWRSESRQQEAGSRSGSSRDRLIVEPPLPQEKAAGPAIPSHLLSSPYPFSLPPSSVVQDSRFPPLNSLQRPVHHVVPPSTVTEDYLRSFRPYHTTEDLRMSSLPPISLDPATAAAYYHPSYLAPHPFPHPAFRVDDSYCLSALRSPFYPIPTPGSLPPLHPSAMHLHLSGVRYPAELSHSSLSALQTERMSSLTAERLQMDEELRREREREREREREREKEREREADREREKEREREREREKELEREREKEREREREKELERQRERAREKELMVKTIENQFLPVSELHGLRVLPAEDRVKPSEQLTPNRPEKLKEPALQTPKAVQHPLHPAPASHHPVPSLISNHSIFPLPGSSAATALLIQRTNEEEKWLARQRRLRQEKEDRQSQVSEFRQQVLEQHLDISRPPAPTEPEHRPENPRPGPTRHEPSSRDQPQHFGGPPPLISPKPQHHPMPTSLWNPVTLMENTLEPRRVQENHSLHTHPAPFEPGRQAIPLVKVERVFCPEKLEEGTRKREASLDKYQPLREPGSLEHSGYSHGPFLAELEKSTQTILNQQRAALPQPGQFPDVSLPPKPSSPYRPQLPRGPDPMYVYDEFLQQHRKLVSKLDLEERRRREAQEKGYYYDLDDSYDESDEEEVRAHLRCVAEQPPLKLDTSSEKLEFLQLFGLTTRQQKEELLTQKRRKRRRMLRERSPSPPAVQNKRQTPSPRLALSTRYSPDEMNNSPNFEEKRRFLTIFHLTHISAEKRKDKEKLVEMLHAMKQKTLSGAVTDSVKNASRDSPIISLSEPAAQQVPADADRPIGTAASLSDTPKPAEPGRLEQPRPQELQRVGDPASEKGRMSETHGGKKSLSMLHYVRGSLSKDIPIPLSHSMNGKNKPWEAFMAEEFAHQFHESVLQSTQKALQKHKGSTTLLSAEQNHKVDTSVHYNIPELQSSNRVSMAQHNGQQETSSGRKGPISQELDRDSEEEDKEEEEEEEEEEAPRPKWQGIEAIFEAYQEHIEEQNLERHVLQTQCRRLEAQHYSLSLTAEQLSHSMAELRSQKQKIVSERERLQAELDHLRKCLALPAMQWSRGYFKGYPR, encoded by the exons GGTCTTCAATAAGCAGTGAGTCTTCCCCTGTATCTTCTCCGGCAACCAACCACAGCTCTCCTGCTAGCACGCCCAAGCGAGTGCCCATGGGGCCCATCATTGTTCCTCCGGGGGGTCACAACGTCCCCAGCACACCCCCAGTGGTCACCATCGCACCAACGAAAACGGTCAATGGTGTCTGGAGAAGTGAGAGCCGACAG CAAGAAGCAGGATCTAGAAGTGGCAGCAGCAGAGACCGTCTCATCGTGGAGCCCCCGCTGCCCCAGGAGAAGGCGGCGGGGCCCGCCATCCCATCGCACCTCCTGAGCTCTCCCTACCCCTTCAGCCTCCCCCCCAGCTCCGTCGTCCAGGACTCCCGCTTCCCACCGCTGAA CAGCCTCCAGCGCCCTGTACATCATGTGGTCCCCCCCAGCACCGTCACCGAGGACTATCTGCGGAGCTTCCGCCCTTATCACACGACGGAAGATCTCCGGATGTCCTCCCTGCCGCCCATCAGCCTCGATCCGGCCACTGCTGCTGCCTACTACCACCCCAGCTACCTGGCCCCTCATCCCTTCCCACACCCGGCCTTCAG ggTGGATGATTCCTACTGCCTTTCAGCCCTGCGCTCCCCCTTCTACCCGATCCCAACTCCCGGCTCGTTGCCTCCTTTACACCCATCAGCTATGCACCTCCATCTCTCGGGGGTTAGGTACCCTGCGGAGCTGTCTCACTCATCCCTCTCAGCACTGCAGACGGAGCGAATGTCAAGTCTCACTGCAGAAAG aTTACAGATGGATGAAGAGTTGAGACGGGAGAGGGAACGGGAACGAGAACGTGAAAGGGAACGGGAGAAGGAGCGAGAAAGGGAAGCTGATCGGGAGCGAGAGAAGGAGCGAGAAAGGGAACGAGAACgagaaaaagaactggaaagagaGCGGGAGAAGGAACGGGAgcgggaaagagaaaaggaactgGAGAGACAACGGGAGCGAGCCCGAGAGAAGGAGCTGATGGTCAAGACTATAGAGAACCAGTTCCTGCCAGTATCCGAGCTGCATGGGCTACGGGTCCTTCCGGCAGAGGATCGGGTGAAACCTTCAGAGCAACTAACACCAAACAGACCAG AGAAACTCAAGGAGCCTGCCTTGCAGACCCCGAAGGCTGTCCAGCACCCCCTGCACCCTGCTCCCGCTTCCCACCACCCAGTGCCCAGCCTCATCTCCAACCACAGCATCTTCCCCCTGCCCGGGAGTAGCGCGGCCACAGCCCTGCTGATCCAGCGCACgaatgaggaagagaaatggCTGGCTCGCCAACGGAGACTACGGCAGGAGAAGGAAGACCGGCAGTCCCAGGTGTCGGAGTTCCGACAGCAGGTCTTGGAGCAGCATCTTGACATCAGCCGCCCCCCAGCTCCCACAGAGCCGGAACACAGGCCTGAGAACCCCAG ACCGGGACCAACTCGTCATGAGCCAAGCAGCCGAGACCAGCCACAGCACTTTGGAGGGCCCCCGCCCCTCATCTCTCCCAAACCTCAGCACCATCCCATGCCGACCTCCCTCTGGAATCCAGTAACCTTGATGGAAAACACCCTGGAACCACGAAGGGTACAAGAAAACCATTCTCTGCATACCCACCCAGCTCCGTTTGAGCCCGGCCGACAAGCCATCCCCTTGGTTAAAGTAGAAAGGGTTTTCTGCCCGGAGAAGCTGGAAGAGGGGACTAGGAAGAGGGAGGCAAGCCTGGATAAATACCAACCACTCAGGGAGCCTGGGTCATTGGAACACAGTGGGTACTCTCACGGGCCCTTCTTGGCTGAACTGGAGAAGTCCACTCAGACCATCCTCAACCAGCAGAGAGCAGCTCTCCCCCAGCCCGGACAGTTCCCTGACGTGAGCCTGCCCCCAAAGCCCAGCTCTCCGTATCGGCCCCAGCTCCCCAGGGGCCCCGACCCCATGTACGTTTACGACGAGTTCTTACAGCAGCATCGGAAGCTGGTCAGCAAACTGGACCTGGAGGAACGTAGGCGGCGGGAAGCCCAGGAGAAAG GTTACTACTATGACCTTGATGACTCTTATGATGAGAGCGATGAAGAAGAAGTCCGGGCCCACCTCCGATGTGTCGCCGAGCAGCCGCCCCTCAAGCTGGACACGTCCTCTGAG AAGCTAGAATTCCTGCAGCTCTTTGGCCTGACCACCCGACAGCAGAAGGAGGAATTACTGAcgcagaagaggaggaagagacgCCGGATGCTAAGGGAGCGGAGTCCGTCTCCCCCGGCGGTTCAGAATAAGCGGCAGACCCCTTCCCCCAGGCTCGCGCTCTCCACTCGATACAGTCCCGATGAGATGAACAACAGCCCCAACTTTGAGGAGAAGAGGAGGTTTCTGACCATTTTCCACCTGACTCACATCAGTGCTGAGAAGAGAAAAG ACAAAGAGAAACTTGTTGAAATGCTCCATGCCATGAAACAGAAGACATTGTCGGGAGCAGTGACAGACTCAGTGAAAAACGCTTCGAGGGACAGTCCCATTATCTCCCTGAGCG AGCCAGCAGCGCAGCAAGTCCCTGCAGATGCAGACAGACCCATCGGTACTGCAGCCTCCTTATCGGACACGCCGAAGCCAGCAGAACCTGGAAGACTTGAACAACCCAGACCCCAGGAGCTCCAGAGAGTTGGGGATCCAGCCTCCGAGAAGGGCAGAATGAGTGAAACCCATGGGGGAAAGAAGAGCTTGAGCATGCTCCATTATGTCAGGGGTTCCTTGTCCAAGGACATCCCCATCCCCTTGTCTCACAGCATGAATGGGAAAAATAAGCCCTGGGAAGCCTTCATGGCAGAAGAGTTTGCGCATCAGTTCCACGAATCTGTGCTGCAGTCTACCCAGAAAGCCTTGCAGAAGCATAAAG GAAGTACAACCTTGCTCTCTGCTGAGCAGAACCATAAAGTCGACACCTCCGTCCACTATAACATTCCTGAGTTACAGTCCTCCAACCGGGTATCGATGGCTCAACACAATGGGCAGCAGGAGACCTCATCTGGGAGGAAGGGCCCCATTTCCCAGGAGCTGGACAGAGACTcggaagaggaagacaaagaggaagaagaagaggaagaggaggaagaagccCCCAGACCCAAGTGGCAAGGGATTGAGGCAATTTTTGAAGCTTACCAGGAACATATAGAAG AACAAAACCTGGAACGGCACGTGTTGCAGACCCAGTGCAGACGGCTGGAAGCCCAGCACTATAGCCTCAGTCTGACAGCTGAGCAGCTCTCACACAGCATGGCG GAATTAAGGAGCCAGAAACAGAAGATTGTTTCAGAAAGGGAGCGACTTCAGGCAGAACTGGATCACTTACGAAAGTGCCTTGCGTTGCCTGCAATGCAGTGGTCTAGGGGTTACTTCAAGGGATATCCCAGGTGA
- the GSE1 gene encoding genetic suppressor element 1 isoform X7: MKGMSHEPKSPSIGMLSTATRTTATVSPLTPSPLNGSLVPNGSPAATSNLSVQAAPSSSFAAALRKLAKQAEEPRGSSISSESSPVSSPATNHSSPASTPKRVPMGPIIVPPGGHNVPSTPPVVTIAPTKTVNGVWRSESRQQEAGSRSGSSRDRLIVEPPLPQEKAAGPAIPSHLLSSPYPFSLPPSSVVQDSRFPPLNSLQRPVHHVVPPSTVTEDYLRSFRPYHTTEDLRMSSLPPISLDPATAAAYYHPSYLAPHPFPHPAFRVDDSYCLSALRSPFYPIPTPGSLPPLHPSAMHLHLSGVRYPAELSHSSLSALQTERMSSLTAERLQMDEELRREREREREREREREKEREREADREREKEREREREREKELEREREKEREREREKELERQRERAREKELMVKTIENQFLPVSELHGLRVLPAEDRVKPSEQLTPNRPEKLKEPALQTPKAVQHPLHPAPASHHPVPSLISNHSIFPLPGSSAATALLIQRTNEEEKWLARQRRLRQEKEDRQSQVSEFRQQVLEQHLDISRPPAPTEPEHRPENPRPGPTRHEPSSRDQPQHFGGPPPLISPKPQHHPMPTSLWNPVTLMENTLEPRRVQENHSLHTHPAPFEPGRQAIPLVKVERVFCPEKLEEGTRKREASLDKYQPLREPGSLEHSGYSHGPFLAELEKSTQTILNQQRAALPQPGQFPDVSLPPKPSSPYRPQLPRGPDPMYVYDEFLQQHRKLVSKLDLEERRRREAQEKGYYYDLDDSYDESDEEEVRAHLRCVAEQPPLKLDTSSEKLEFLQLFGLTTRQQKEELLTQKRRKRRRMLRERSPSPPAVQNKRQTPSPRLALSTRYSPDEMNNSPNFEEKRRFLTIFHLTHISAEKRKDKEKLVEMLHAMKQKTLSGAVTDSVKNASRDSPIISLSEPAAQQVPADADRPIGTAASLSDTPKPAEPGRLEQPRPQELQRVGDPASEKGRMSETHGGKKSLSMLHYVRGSLSKDIPIPLSHSMNGKNKPWEAFMAEEFAHQFHESVLQSTQKALQKHKGSTTLLSAEQNHKVDTSVHYNIPELQSSNRVSMAQHNGQQETSSGRKGPISQELDRDSEEEDKEEEEEEEEEEAPRPKWQGIEAIFEAYQEHIEEQNLERHVLQTQCRRLEAQHYSLSLTAEQLSHSMAELRSQKQKIVSERERLQAELDHLRKCLALPAMQWSRGYFKGYPR; encoded by the exons GGTCTTCAATAAGCAGTGAGTCTTCCCCTGTATCTTCTCCGGCAACCAACCACAGCTCTCCTGCTAGCACGCCCAAGCGAGTGCCCATGGGGCCCATCATTGTTCCTCCGGGGGGTCACAACGTCCCCAGCACACCCCCAGTGGTCACCATCGCACCAACGAAAACGGTCAATGGTGTCTGGAGAAGTGAGAGCCGACAG CAAGAAGCAGGATCTAGAAGTGGCAGCAGCAGAGACCGTCTCATCGTGGAGCCCCCGCTGCCCCAGGAGAAGGCGGCGGGGCCCGCCATCCCATCGCACCTCCTGAGCTCTCCCTACCCCTTCAGCCTCCCCCCCAGCTCCGTCGTCCAGGACTCCCGCTTCCCACCGCTGAA CAGCCTCCAGCGCCCTGTACATCATGTGGTCCCCCCCAGCACCGTCACCGAGGACTATCTGCGGAGCTTCCGCCCTTATCACACGACGGAAGATCTCCGGATGTCCTCCCTGCCGCCCATCAGCCTCGATCCGGCCACTGCTGCTGCCTACTACCACCCCAGCTACCTGGCCCCTCATCCCTTCCCACACCCGGCCTTCAG ggTGGATGATTCCTACTGCCTTTCAGCCCTGCGCTCCCCCTTCTACCCGATCCCAACTCCCGGCTCGTTGCCTCCTTTACACCCATCAGCTATGCACCTCCATCTCTCGGGGGTTAGGTACCCTGCGGAGCTGTCTCACTCATCCCTCTCAGCACTGCAGACGGAGCGAATGTCAAGTCTCACTGCAGAAAG aTTACAGATGGATGAAGAGTTGAGACGGGAGAGGGAACGGGAACGAGAACGTGAAAGGGAACGGGAGAAGGAGCGAGAAAGGGAAGCTGATCGGGAGCGAGAGAAGGAGCGAGAAAGGGAACGAGAACgagaaaaagaactggaaagagaGCGGGAGAAGGAACGGGAgcgggaaagagaaaaggaactgGAGAGACAACGGGAGCGAGCCCGAGAGAAGGAGCTGATGGTCAAGACTATAGAGAACCAGTTCCTGCCAGTATCCGAGCTGCATGGGCTACGGGTCCTTCCGGCAGAGGATCGGGTGAAACCTTCAGAGCAACTAACACCAAACAGACCAG AGAAACTCAAGGAGCCTGCCTTGCAGACCCCGAAGGCTGTCCAGCACCCCCTGCACCCTGCTCCCGCTTCCCACCACCCAGTGCCCAGCCTCATCTCCAACCACAGCATCTTCCCCCTGCCCGGGAGTAGCGCGGCCACAGCCCTGCTGATCCAGCGCACgaatgaggaagagaaatggCTGGCTCGCCAACGGAGACTACGGCAGGAGAAGGAAGACCGGCAGTCCCAGGTGTCGGAGTTCCGACAGCAGGTCTTGGAGCAGCATCTTGACATCAGCCGCCCCCCAGCTCCCACAGAGCCGGAACACAGGCCTGAGAACCCCAG ACCGGGACCAACTCGTCATGAGCCAAGCAGCCGAGACCAGCCACAGCACTTTGGAGGGCCCCCGCCCCTCATCTCTCCCAAACCTCAGCACCATCCCATGCCGACCTCCCTCTGGAATCCAGTAACCTTGATGGAAAACACCCTGGAACCACGAAGGGTACAAGAAAACCATTCTCTGCATACCCACCCAGCTCCGTTTGAGCCCGGCCGACAAGCCATCCCCTTGGTTAAAGTAGAAAGGGTTTTCTGCCCGGAGAAGCTGGAAGAGGGGACTAGGAAGAGGGAGGCAAGCCTGGATAAATACCAACCACTCAGGGAGCCTGGGTCATTGGAACACAGTGGGTACTCTCACGGGCCCTTCTTGGCTGAACTGGAGAAGTCCACTCAGACCATCCTCAACCAGCAGAGAGCAGCTCTCCCCCAGCCCGGACAGTTCCCTGACGTGAGCCTGCCCCCAAAGCCCAGCTCTCCGTATCGGCCCCAGCTCCCCAGGGGCCCCGACCCCATGTACGTTTACGACGAGTTCTTACAGCAGCATCGGAAGCTGGTCAGCAAACTGGACCTGGAGGAACGTAGGCGGCGGGAAGCCCAGGAGAAAG GTTACTACTATGACCTTGATGACTCTTATGATGAGAGCGATGAAGAAGAAGTCCGGGCCCACCTCCGATGTGTCGCCGAGCAGCCGCCCCTCAAGCTGGACACGTCCTCTGAG AAGCTAGAATTCCTGCAGCTCTTTGGCCTGACCACCCGACAGCAGAAGGAGGAATTACTGAcgcagaagaggaggaagagacgCCGGATGCTAAGGGAGCGGAGTCCGTCTCCCCCGGCGGTTCAGAATAAGCGGCAGACCCCTTCCCCCAGGCTCGCGCTCTCCACTCGATACAGTCCCGATGAGATGAACAACAGCCCCAACTTTGAGGAGAAGAGGAGGTTTCTGACCATTTTCCACCTGACTCACATCAGTGCTGAGAAGAGAAAAG ACAAAGAGAAACTTGTTGAAATGCTCCATGCCATGAAACAGAAGACATTGTCGGGAGCAGTGACAGACTCAGTGAAAAACGCTTCGAGGGACAGTCCCATTATCTCCCTGAGCG AGCCAGCAGCGCAGCAAGTCCCTGCAGATGCAGACAGACCCATCGGTACTGCAGCCTCCTTATCGGACACGCCGAAGCCAGCAGAACCTGGAAGACTTGAACAACCCAGACCCCAGGAGCTCCAGAGAGTTGGGGATCCAGCCTCCGAGAAGGGCAGAATGAGTGAAACCCATGGGGGAAAGAAGAGCTTGAGCATGCTCCATTATGTCAGGGGTTCCTTGTCCAAGGACATCCCCATCCCCTTGTCTCACAGCATGAATGGGAAAAATAAGCCCTGGGAAGCCTTCATGGCAGAAGAGTTTGCGCATCAGTTCCACGAATCTGTGCTGCAGTCTACCCAGAAAGCCTTGCAGAAGCATAAAG GAAGTACAACCTTGCTCTCTGCTGAGCAGAACCATAAAGTCGACACCTCCGTCCACTATAACATTCCTGAGTTACAGTCCTCCAACCGGGTATCGATGGCTCAACACAATGGGCAGCAGGAGACCTCATCTGGGAGGAAGGGCCCCATTTCCCAGGAGCTGGACAGAGACTcggaagaggaagacaaagaggaagaagaagaggaagaggaggaagaagccCCCAGACCCAAGTGGCAAGGGATTGAGGCAATTTTTGAAGCTTACCAGGAACATATAGAAG AACAAAACCTGGAACGGCACGTGTTGCAGACCCAGTGCAGACGGCTGGAAGCCCAGCACTATAGCCTCAGTCTGACAGCTGAGCAGCTCTCACACAGCATGGCG GAATTAAGGAGCCAGAAACAGAAGATTGTTTCAGAAAGGGAGCGACTTCAGGCAGAACTGGATCACTTACGAAAGTGCCTTGCGTTGCCTGCAATGCAGTGGTCTAGGGGTTACTTCAAGGGATATCCCAGGTGA